The following are encoded in a window of Bacillota bacterium genomic DNA:
- a CDS encoding ATP-binding cassette domain-containing protein: protein MAALIEVEDLHFRYHDGTPALQGITLKIDQGEKVAILGPNGAGKSTLLLHLNGIYHAQQGVVRVAGEKITRANENWVRGKVGLVFQDPDDQVFSPTVWDDVAFGPLNQGLDRTTVEARVMEALRAVGMWDLRARAPHHLSYGQKKRVAIAGILAMNPEIIILDEPTAFLDPAGQRALFEILEKLHARGKTIIIATHDVDLAAEWATSVIFLKEGKLLAQGDTSLLVEDSLVREADLRHPIVSQVFRQVPALVIRPLPKTVAEGAHLIAQLVGEKERRRGFYIIS from the coding sequence ATGGCTGCACTTATTGAAGTAGAGGACCTGCATTTCCGGTACCACGATGGAACACCGGCCTTGCAGGGCATTACTTTAAAGATCGACCAGGGCGAAAAGGTTGCGATTTTGGGCCCCAACGGAGCAGGAAAGTCCACGCTGCTCCTTCACTTAAACGGAATTTACCACGCCCAGCAGGGGGTAGTCAGGGTAGCAGGGGAGAAAATTACCCGCGCCAACGAAAACTGGGTGCGGGGAAAGGTTGGTCTTGTTTTTCAGGATCCCGATGACCAGGTTTTTTCACCTACCGTCTGGGATGATGTAGCTTTTGGCCCCTTGAACCAGGGTCTGGACAGAACAACAGTTGAGGCGCGGGTCATGGAGGCCCTCCGGGCCGTCGGAATGTGGGATTTGCGGGCGAGGGCCCCCCATCATTTGAGCTACGGGCAAAAAAAGCGGGTTGCAATTGCGGGGATCCTTGCCATGAATCCGGAGATTATCATCCTCGATGAACCTACCGCCTTTCTCGATCCCGCAGGCCAGAGGGCGCTTTTTGAGATTTTGGAAAAGCTTCATGCGCGGGGAAAGACGATCATCATCGCGACTCACGATGTGGACCTTGCGGCCGAATGGGCCACTTCAGTTATTTTTCTCAAGGAGGGGAAATTGCTGGCCCAGGGCGACACCAGCCTTCTGGTGGAGGACTCCCTGGTACGGGAGGCGGATTTGAGACATCCCATCGTGAGTCAGGTATTCCGGCAGGTTCCCGCCCTGGTCATCCGCCCCCTCCCCAAGACGGTTGCAGAAGGCGCTCATCTGATCGCCCAGTTAGTTGGAGAAAAAGAGAGGAGGCGCGGGTTTTACATAATTTCTTGA
- a CDS encoding arginine decarboxylase, pyruvoyl-dependent, whose product MLPVPNRYTLVAAAAEGKKELTAFDQALLKAGIGNVNLLRVSSILPPGAEYTPALAVPPGSLVPIAYGSLVSEEKGSLIAAAVAVGVAAKDFGVIMEFAGYCRQREAEDRVREMIEEAFAYRGMKLQEIKVIGVEHRVIHCGCVFAGVPLWY is encoded by the coding sequence ATGCTACCAGTGCCTAACCGTTATACCCTGGTCGCAGCGGCTGCAGAAGGAAAAAAGGAACTGACTGCCTTTGACCAGGCGCTTCTCAAAGCAGGAATTGGGAATGTAAATTTACTTCGCGTCAGCAGTATCCTGCCTCCGGGTGCCGAGTATACACCTGCCCTGGCGGTGCCTCCTGGTTCCCTGGTTCCGATTGCCTACGGATCCCTGGTAAGCGAGGAGAAGGGATCTTTAATTGCCGCCGCTGTTGCGGTGGGAGTTGCTGCGAAGGATTTTGGAGTTATCATGGAATTTGCCGGTTACTGCAGGCAAAGAGAGGCCGAGGACCGGGTTCGCGAGATGATCGAGGAAGCTTTTGCATACCGCGGGATGAAGCTTCAGGAAATCAAGGTAATCGGGGTCGAACACAGGGTAATTCACTGCGGGTGCGTTTTTGCAGGCGTCCCCCTCTGGTACTGA
- the speE gene encoding polyamine aminopropyltransferase, translating into MELWFTERQKSGVGITCKVLRILHREITPYQEIVVLDTEQFGRMLVLDGMIQTTIFDEFVYHEMLAHVPLYTHPAPRDVLIIGGGDGGTAREVLRHPEVEKITLVEIDRRVVEISSHFLPELACAFDHPKVEVCFEDGVEYVRKKEASYDVILVDSPEPVGQAARLFSSEFYQGIFQALRPDGLFVAQTESPFYNNDLIAKVYQEVHRIFPIAKLYLAVIPTYPSGLWSFTLGSKRFDPEAISEHCSLSRAFRYYSPEIHQAAFKLPAFVRAILPQGVKS; encoded by the coding sequence ATGGAATTGTGGTTTACCGAAAGGCAGAAATCCGGTGTGGGAATAACTTGCAAAGTGCTTCGGATTCTTCACCGCGAGATTACACCCTACCAGGAAATCGTCGTGCTTGATACCGAACAATTTGGGCGCATGCTGGTTCTTGACGGAATGATTCAAACGACAATCTTCGATGAATTCGTTTACCATGAAATGCTGGCCCACGTACCCCTGTACACTCATCCTGCGCCTAGAGATGTCCTGATTATCGGAGGCGGAGATGGGGGAACGGCCCGGGAGGTCTTGCGCCACCCCGAGGTGGAAAAAATTACTCTCGTCGAGATCGATCGCAGGGTTGTGGAAATAAGCTCGCATTTCTTACCGGAACTGGCCTGTGCTTTCGACCACCCCAAGGTCGAGGTATGTTTTGAGGACGGCGTGGAATACGTGCGGAAAAAGGAAGCAAGTTATGACGTGATTCTGGTGGATTCCCCGGAACCCGTGGGACAGGCTGCCCGCCTGTTCAGCTCCGAATTTTATCAGGGGATTTTTCAGGCTCTCCGCCCTGATGGTCTTTTTGTTGCCCAAACGGAGTCCCCATTTTACAACAATGATTTAATTGCTAAAGTTTATCAAGAGGTCCACCGTATTTTTCCCATTGCTAAACTTTACCTGGCCGTGATCCCCACCTACCCGAGCGGACTCTGGAGTTTTACGCTGGGTTCTAAAAGATTCGATCCTGAAGCGATTTCCGAACATTGCAGCCTCTCCCGGGCATTTCGATACTATTCTCCGGAGATTCACCAGGCCGCTTTCAAGCTGCCGGCCTTTGTCAGAGCAATTCTTCCTCAGGGGGTAAAATCTTGA
- the speB gene encoding agmatinase: protein MSSLCTRERYFLEAKDSYEEAKIVLIGVPLDLTVTFRPGAREGPQAIRSASQGLEDYSPYLDRTLVECDFYDGGDLILPFGNLEISFKRIEETCRVLLEDQKFPFFLGGEHLLSFPVVRVLAEFYPNLAVLHFDAHADLRNDYLGENYSHATVIRRICEIVGGRNVFQFGIRSGTKEEFLYGRSFTNFYPFVLSEALEACRARLTGRPLYVTVDLDLVDPAFAPGTGTPEPGGFTPQEVFGILGILQDLHVVGCDFVELAPPYDTNGITALLAAKLVRESLLAFSRSLAVFPG from the coding sequence CTGAGCAGCCTTTGCACCCGGGAGAGGTACTTTCTTGAAGCAAAGGACTCCTATGAAGAGGCCAAAATTGTTTTAATCGGCGTTCCTCTTGATCTAACGGTTACCTTCCGCCCCGGGGCGCGTGAGGGGCCCCAGGCGATCCGCAGCGCCTCTCAGGGGCTGGAGGATTACAGCCCTTATCTCGACCGGACTCTGGTTGAGTGTGATTTCTACGATGGAGGGGATTTAATTTTACCTTTCGGGAACCTTGAAATTTCCTTTAAAAGGATCGAGGAAACCTGCCGGGTGCTCCTGGAAGATCAAAAGTTTCCCTTCTTCTTGGGCGGAGAACACCTCCTCAGTTTTCCGGTTGTTAGGGTCCTTGCGGAGTTTTACCCGAACCTTGCCGTTTTGCATTTCGATGCCCATGCCGATCTGCGTAATGACTATCTCGGTGAAAATTATTCCCATGCCACGGTGATCAGAAGAATTTGTGAAATTGTGGGGGGCCGGAACGTCTTTCAGTTCGGAATCCGCTCTGGAACAAAAGAGGAGTTTCTCTACGGCCGTTCCTTCACCAATTTCTATCCTTTTGTTCTGAGCGAGGCCCTGGAGGCCTGCCGGGCGCGCCTCACGGGGCGCCCCCTTTACGTGACGGTAGATCTCGATCTGGTGGACCCTGCTTTTGCGCCCGGAACCGGTACCCCCGAACCGGGGGGGTTCACCCCTCAGGAGGTCTTTGGGATTTTAGGCATCCTCCAGGACCTTCATGTGGTTGGCTGCGATTTCGTTGAACTGGCGCCGCCTTACGACACCAACGGAATCACTGCTCTGCTTGCCGCAAAACTGGTGCGGGAAAGCCTGCTGGCCTTCTCCCGAAGCCTGGCTGTCTTTCCGGGTTAG
- a CDS encoding DUF4405 domain-containing protein, producing the protein MRGLGPVFIFTRHTWTDIHHLLAIIFSLLVFIHIYLHWEWFVSTTRKVFGLRICRIYWKWK; encoded by the coding sequence ATGCGCGGCCTGGGGCCTGTTTTCATATTCACGAGGCATACCTGGACGGATATTCACCATTTGCTGGCAATAATTTTTTCTTTACTTGTTTTTATTCACATATATCTGCACTGGGAGTGGTTTGTTTCAACAACGAGAAAGGTTTTCGGCCTGAGAATATGTAGAATATACTGGAAGTGGAAGTAA
- a CDS encoding N-acetylmuramoyl-L-alanine amidase: MLVVIDPGHGGRDPGTVSSKGDLEKDQVLQIACIVKDLEPGFQHEVRFYLTRTGDWDLSLEARASLANRLRADYFISLHQNSDPLRKGRGIEVFVLAPGGEGERLGRVILQKLVTRTGLVNRGLKFAGFTVLRQTSMPAVLCECGFLGTPEEAQIVTSPLFHQQAGLAICEGLAEHLRISFHPPTVWDPAAEIEKLHQSGLIVSPHKPDEPVNWGEFATVLNRILARHSKS, from the coding sequence ATGCTTGTTGTGATCGATCCGGGTCATGGAGGAAGGGATCCGGGCACCGTTTCTTCAAAGGGAGATCTGGAGAAGGATCAGGTATTGCAAATTGCCTGCATAGTCAAAGATCTGGAGCCCGGTTTTCAGCATGAAGTAAGGTTTTATTTGACCCGGACCGGCGACTGGGACCTGAGCCTTGAGGCGAGGGCAAGCCTGGCGAACCGGCTCCGGGCCGATTACTTTATTTCTCTGCATCAGAACAGCGACCCCCTCCGTAAAGGAAGGGGAATTGAAGTGTTTGTCCTGGCGCCGGGTGGCGAGGGGGAAAGGCTGGGCAGAGTAATCCTCCAGAAGTTGGTTACCCGCACGGGCCTGGTTAACAGGGGCTTGAAGTTTGCGGGATTTACGGTTCTGCGGCAAACCAGCATGCCCGCTGTCCTGTGTGAATGTGGTTTTTTGGGAACCCCGGAAGAGGCGCAAATCGTGACCAGTCCCCTTTTCCACCAGCAGGCAGGGTTGGCGATCTGCGAAGGGCTGGCCGAGCATCTCCGCATTTCTTTTCACCCTCCCACTGTTTGGGACCCCGCAGCGGAAATTGAGAAGCTGCACCAATCGGGGTTGATTGTCTCCCCTCACAAACCAGATGAGCCTGTTAACTGGGGGGAGTTTGCAACCGTTCTCAACCGCATTCTCGCCAGGCACTCGAAGTCCTGA
- a CDS encoding NAD(P)/FAD-dependent oxidoreductase: MEQRICVVGGGPAGLAAAIEGAKLGLQVDLYERNRIGDHIRCAEGFIDSLRLLGQPEAGVRFKVDEAILEVKREFRVNCRKVNLWMIDRAEWQRFLGERARAAGVKIYEKTRITREAFRELQKNYRWVIDASGVPSISSLCFGFRDYYRRYGAVTAQYVIEGDFSRLGRRLKFRLFPGYRGYYWVFPKGRDAQGRETANVGIGWFRQGIKKSDPEISLWQELNRVLVREQIEGKVVRRHGGIVPIRLREQLQHGNVLLVGDAAGCASPLHGGGIDTAFLTGRLAARWIASRQNGLPGTDFSRYVWHILKPKLEVEQRLSELWLQLDFDTLDNLACFITRDYRQIRGWVLLRHFWMLLRDAGTGIRFWSGLTRGKWERFRVPGRAERESLPVSGAGGRWPHQPRR; encoded by the coding sequence ATGGAGCAGAGGATTTGCGTTGTTGGAGGCGGACCTGCAGGTTTGGCGGCAGCGATTGAAGGGGCAAAGCTTGGGCTGCAGGTTGACCTTTACGAGCGAAACCGGATCGGGGACCACATCCGGTGCGCGGAAGGTTTTATTGATTCCCTGCGTTTATTGGGGCAGCCCGAAGCTGGTGTTCGGTTTAAGGTTGATGAAGCGATCCTGGAGGTGAAAAGGGAGTTTCGGGTCAACTGCAGGAAAGTAAACCTCTGGATGATCGACCGGGCGGAGTGGCAGCGTTTCCTCGGTGAGCGGGCCCGGGCGGCGGGTGTTAAAATTTACGAAAAAACAAGGATTACAAGAGAAGCTTTTCGGGAGCTGCAGAAGAATTACCGGTGGGTTATCGACGCCAGCGGTGTTCCTTCGATCAGTTCTCTCTGCTTTGGATTCCGCGATTATTACCGCCGGTACGGGGCGGTTACTGCCCAGTATGTAATTGAAGGAGACTTCTCCCGCCTGGGAAGGCGGCTTAAATTCAGGCTTTTTCCCGGCTACAGGGGGTATTACTGGGTTTTTCCAAAAGGCCGCGATGCCCAGGGGCGTGAAACCGCAAATGTGGGAATTGGCTGGTTCCGGCAGGGGATAAAGAAAAGCGACCCGGAAATTTCTTTGTGGCAAGAACTCAACCGGGTTTTGGTTCGGGAGCAGATTGAGGGGAAAGTCGTCAGGCGCCACGGGGGAATCGTGCCGATTAGGTTGCGCGAGCAGCTGCAGCACGGAAACGTCTTGCTGGTGGGGGATGCAGCAGGATGTGCTTCCCCCCTCCACGGAGGCGGGATCGATACCGCTTTCTTAACCGGCCGTCTGGCGGCAAGGTGGATTGCCTCCCGGCAGAATGGCCTGCCCGGGACGGATTTTTCCAGGTATGTCTGGCATATTTTAAAACCAAAGCTCGAAGTGGAGCAGCGCTTGAGCGAGCTCTGGCTGCAGCTTGATTTTGATACTCTCGACAACCTTGCCTGTTTTATCACCAGGGACTACAGACAGATCAGGGGGTGGGTTCTGCTCCGCCATTTCTGGATGCTGCTCCGGGACGCGGGAACCGGGATTCGCTTCTGGTCGGGACTGACCCGGGGAAAATGGGAAAGATTCAGGGTTCCGGGTCGGGCGGAACGGGAATCCCTCCCTGTTTCTGGAGCAGGAGGTAGGTGGCCTCATCAACCTCGCCGGTAA
- a CDS encoding L,D-transpeptidase family protein yields the protein MAPRKKFFRFLVTTIVVLGAVIFSNLVLSPQASFAQSGPKCGDHDRDLYLTNPYLQGVDVLELQLRLKEMGFDPGPCDGIYGPRTAAAVSSYQRANRLPLGRADLLARSSLLKASGQPANTLPAAPPPGDLEIVIDTEKRTLTVMVDNKAFRQFPVAVGKPKTPTPVGDWKIIHKGYNWGGGFGVRWLGLDVPWGIYGIHGTNKPWTIGTPTSAGCIRMFNEDVLQVFEWVQLHTPVRIIGPPHWTTKIWRRLLTGGCFGPDVVYVQLSLKKLGLYPSLCDGRYNHLTALAVRYFQASAGLPVTGEVDEATYLLLQKQGGIPVPPDPEP from the coding sequence GTGGCGCCCCGCAAGAAGTTTTTCAGGTTTCTTGTCACAACAATTGTAGTCCTTGGTGCGGTTATTTTCTCAAATCTGGTTCTGTCCCCCCAGGCATCATTTGCTCAAAGCGGGCCTAAATGCGGCGATCACGATCGGGATTTATACCTCACAAATCCCTATCTGCAAGGGGTTGATGTTCTGGAACTCCAGCTGCGCCTGAAGGAGATGGGGTTTGATCCCGGCCCCTGCGACGGAATCTACGGCCCCCGCACTGCGGCGGCAGTTTCCTCTTACCAGAGAGCAAACCGGCTTCCCCTGGGAAGAGCGGACCTGCTGGCCCGGTCATCCCTTCTAAAAGCATCCGGACAACCGGCTAATACCCTGCCTGCAGCCCCCCCGCCGGGGGATCTGGAAATCGTCATCGACACCGAAAAGCGCACCCTAACGGTGATGGTCGACAACAAGGCTTTCCGGCAGTTTCCCGTTGCCGTCGGCAAACCAAAAACCCCTACCCCGGTCGGAGACTGGAAAATCATCCACAAAGGCTACAACTGGGGCGGGGGTTTTGGAGTCCGCTGGCTCGGGCTCGATGTGCCGTGGGGTATTTACGGAATTCACGGAACAAATAAACCCTGGACCATCGGCACTCCCACCTCGGCGGGGTGCATCCGCATGTTCAACGAAGACGTGCTCCAGGTGTTCGAATGGGTTCAACTCCATACCCCGGTCAGAATCATCGGGCCGCCCCACTGGACGACAAAGATCTGGCGCCGTCTTCTCACCGGGGGATGCTTCGGTCCCGATGTGGTCTACGTTCAGCTTTCCTTGAAAAAACTGGGGCTCTACCCCTCCCTTTGCGACGGCCGCTACAATCATTTAACCGCTCTTGCGGTCCGGTACTTTCAAGCAAGCGCAGGACTTCCTGTTACCGGCGAGGTTGATGAGGCCACCTACCTCCTGCTCCAGAAACAGGGAGGGATTCCCGTTCCGCCCGACCCGGAACCCTGA
- a CDS encoding DNA ligase produces MGVEKVKWSPGQLKPMEPQSYPEPFNSPQHLFEIKWDGMRMLSFIENRTVRLQNRHLQERTKLFPELADLFRHIRAREAVLDGEMVVLADRKPSFPLLMKRCLAGSQSRISFLAKKIPALYIVFDLLYLNGTELLNMPLGERKKLLLEIFETGPFCFLSPVFLEKGQPLFDAVKKEGLEGIVAKEIKAPYLPGRKSRHWLKIKARRQQLAVVGGYLLKHRTLSAILAGAFFENKLHYLGRVGTGLTREAELLPLLNSLRTDRCPFVPAPRFKEEVVWVLPEVVVEIEFLEWTPDLKLRQPVLRKIVRKPPEACQLAPGNLQQNYPVFKLKI; encoded by the coding sequence ATGGGGGTGGAAAAAGTGAAGTGGTCTCCCGGCCAGCTTAAACCCATGGAACCTCAATCATATCCCGAACCCTTTAACTCCCCCCAGCACCTTTTTGAAATCAAATGGGATGGAATGCGGATGCTGAGCTTTATTGAGAACCGAACGGTGCGGCTCCAGAACCGCCATCTCCAAGAGAGAACTAAATTATTCCCGGAACTGGCAGATCTCTTCCGCCACATCAGGGCGCGCGAGGCCGTCCTTGACGGAGAGATGGTTGTTCTGGCAGACCGGAAGCCCAGCTTTCCGCTCCTCATGAAGCGCTGCCTCGCCGGTTCCCAAAGCAGGATCTCCTTTCTCGCCAAAAAAATACCCGCTCTCTATATCGTCTTCGACCTCCTTTACCTCAACGGAACAGAACTGCTCAATATGCCTCTTGGTGAACGAAAAAAACTTCTTTTAGAAATCTTCGAAACTGGGCCTTTCTGCTTCCTGTCTCCGGTTTTCCTGGAAAAGGGGCAGCCTCTTTTCGATGCCGTCAAAAAAGAGGGGCTTGAAGGAATTGTTGCAAAAGAAATAAAGGCTCCTTACCTGCCCGGGAGGAAAAGCAGGCACTGGCTGAAGATTAAAGCACGCCGGCAGCAGCTGGCGGTTGTCGGCGGCTATCTCCTGAAGCATCGCACTTTGAGTGCAATCCTTGCAGGGGCATTTTTTGAAAATAAGCTCCATTATCTGGGACGGGTCGGAACGGGCCTCACGAGGGAAGCAGAACTCCTCCCCCTGCTTAATTCTCTGCGCACCGACCGGTGCCCTTTTGTCCCCGCACCTCGCTTCAAAGAAGAAGTTGTCTGGGTGCTGCCTGAAGTTGTGGTCGAAATCGAATTTCTAGAGTGGACACCCGACCTGAAGCTCCGCCAGCCGGTTCTCAGAAAAATAGTCAGAAAACCGCCGGAGGCCTGCCAGCTTGCTCCCGGAAACTTGCAGCAAAATTACCCGGTATTCAAACTCAAAATTTAG